A genome region from Setaria italica strain Yugu1 chromosome III, Setaria_italica_v2.0, whole genome shotgun sequence includes the following:
- the LOC111255706 gene encoding replication protein A 70 kDa DNA-binding subunit C-like, which produces MEVDLSRGAVAAMSRHQLAEGLRPVLQVADGPAPRLVGSSAAAARYRLVLSDGAHLQRGLLATSLNGLVADGALRRGSVVRVLDYVCSCIQNQRVIVVIQLEILQAECTLIGSPTIYEANATQLNGVSCSGNLGNEPCLIHGAQAQQAG; this is translated from the exons ATGGAGGTGGACCTGTCGCGCGGGGCCGTTGCGGCGATGTCGCGCCACCAGCTGGCGGAGGGGCTGCGCCCGGTGCTGCAGGTGGCGGACGGGCCGgcgccgcggctcgtcggctcctccgcggcggcggcgaggtacCGCCTCGTCCTCTCCGACGGCGCGCACCTGCAGCGGGGCCTGCTCGCCACCTCCCTCAACGGCCTCGTTGCCGACGGCGCGCTCCGCCGCGGCAGCGTCGTCCGCGTCCTCGACTACGTCTGCAGCTGCATCCAGAACCAGAG GGTCATTGTTGTTATCCAACTTGAGATACTTCAAGCTGAGTGTACACTGATCGGCAGTCCAACAATATATGAGGCCAATGCAACTCAACTTAATGGTGTATCCTGTTCTGGTAACCTAGGAAACGAGCCTTGCTTGATTCACGGGGCTCAGGCTCAGCAAGCTGGCTGA